CCCTTCATTTGCTCAATATATATTCTCTTTTTAGCAATTAGAGTTCCTATAATATATATCATAGTTGGAACAAAGagtgttgaaaaaaaaaacctagaaaaaattaagagAAAGTTCAAATAAACTAACCAGCAAACTAAGTGTAATAATCGCAATAATCATCCAAGTTATTCGACTGGAGTTTTTCTCATCAACGTATTCAATAAACTCTAGGAAAACTTGAAGACGGTCGTTCAAGACTTGGACACGTTGGTCAAGTTCTAAATACTCTCTTACACCGTTGTATAACGGATGCAATGCTGGTTCCATTGACCAGAAAAATTCAGGTGTATCCAAAATTGaacttgataaattgatgtCCACTCTAATCTTGAGTAATTTACCCTTCTTTTTAACTAATTTGACATGATCTATCCCAATTTTTCCTGAAAGGGCAAGTTTTTTAGgaagttttgaaattacaTGCAAGGTTTTCAcaattcttgtttcaaAAAGTTCCAACTTGGTCAGTTGTGCTATGGCGTATGACATGGTGAGTTTGATTAAATGATCTGCACTCCTCAAAGTTATCATGTCGTTATAAATTCTTGGACGTAGGATCTGATGATCATATTCATAATGGAATTCCTCCGTTTCAATATCTTGTTCATCAATGGGGTTGATTAACAAGTCTTCGTCTGAAAAAGCTAAATCGGCAAGTATATTCTTCTCATGGATTTCTgaaaaattccaaaaaacaataacaccAAACTCAAATACAAACATTTCTGCATGGTGCTTGGATACGTCCTGGACAGAAGCAGAGGTAGAACCGGTATCATTCTTTTTGCTGCTGCTACTTCCGTTATCCCCACTAGCCCTGCTAGTCTCTAAAGGGGGTGCAAAATATTGAGGTTCTGATGGTTCAAATGGTGTATTGCTGTCgacattttcaaattctggATCCATAGAGTAATTGTTTGCGTCTTCGGGTGTTTCAACACCAGAATAGTACTCGTAAAGATGGGTTTTCTGTTCGTTCTTGTTTATCATGGTCTCcatatatttgtttttggcCAACAATTTTGCtgtattatttgatttcacTCTGACACCGTCACTTCCTGGTAATAAAGGAAGGGCATAAGGTACATATAAGGCCTCATCATATAGTCTAGGTTTCACTTCATGCTTTTTACGCAAAAACTTAGCTACCTCGGTCAAGTTGAACTCTTCGCATATAAAATAAGCAGTCATTCGACTAAACTCTTCAGCTCGTTTTTCCTTTGGCATCAACTCTGCTCTTGAACGCATCATTTGTGCTTGCAATTCAGCATTGGCGGCCAGGTTACCAGTATCGTGCATAGAAGATGTTGGCGGCGAAGGCAGTCTTTGGTGATCAGGTATCAATACCAATTTCTGGGATGTTTTTGATGTTCTTGATGGTAATGACTGAGAAAGTTTGGGAATGCTTCTTATGTTTCTTCTTGGTTCTGCACCATATGAACCTTGGATGGAAGGAGGTGGGGAGGAAGATGAATTTAATGAGGAACTCGAGCTACCATAGCTTTGTCTGCTCAATCGAGGGGGTAATCTACTCAAACCTGAAGGTATATCACTTGACTTGcttaataatttatctaCCGAAATATCAGTATACTTATTTTTGAATCTCAGCTGCAAAGCATTGAGATGTTGCAGTTGCTGGAAACTGTAATTAGAATGCttttgctgttgttgtaattgttgttgttgctttttGTAACTTTGGCCAGCAAATGGAGCTCTTGCACCTTTGACTTTATCGCTTCTGGCATCAGTAACAAGAATAGAAGGAGATCGTTTTGCTGTGGGTCTGTTATTGTTTAAAGATGAGATCCCTGTGTTACGGGAATTTCCACTCATTCTACCACAGCTTTAGTATATTTTTCTGATTGACTCTATTTCTCAGTAGGAAATGATTTCTATGATTGACGATTATCAGCAAAtatactaaaaaaaaaattgtacTTTAATTAGGAGATAATAAACAACTGATTatttcccttttttttgtcacACCATACACTACCTAGCTGCACCAcctattgaaaaattttctttttaatttttttgcagaTAGTTGCGATACATAACGTAAAGCTATACTTCCCCTTTTCTGTCGTTTTACTTATATTACAATTATCTGACTAAACTTGAACCAAAGATGTCATTCAAATTGTCTGTTGCCGGAAAGGCTCAAAATGTCCCTTATCCTGTATTAATTGCAGTTAACTTTATCAACTCTAGTGATGTTGATGTGTCAATcccaattgaatttgttgatgacAAAACCGTTGACTCTAAagattcaatcaaattagtTACTCCAGGTGGTGAAACTtttattgatcaattagATGCTTTGGATTATTTGTCACAAACTTTACCTGAATTGTTACCAGAAAGAAGCAAATCCCAAGAATGGATCAAATTTGCCTTGACCAAATTGTACGTCAAGAACTTTAAAGAATTGGCtgttgatttggaaaaactTGATCAACACTTGAACTTCCGTTCATTCATTGTTGGTTACCAATACTCTTTAGCTGACATTGCCATTTGGGGTGTTTTGAGAGCCAATGCATTGATGGGCTCTGTTATCAAGAATGGTGTTTATGCCAACATTTCCAGATGGTACAATTTGTTAGCTGATGACAAAAGATTCGAAGGTTCTGTTGAATTGATGACTAAATCATTGGCAGAAGTGAGAAAAGCTGCTAAA
The Candida albicans SC5314 chromosome 7, complete sequence genome window above contains:
- a CDS encoding uncharacterized protein (Ortholog(s) have cytoplasm, nucleus localization); amino-acid sequence: MSGNSRNTGISSLNNNRPTAKRSPSILVTDARSDKVKGARAPFAGQSYKKQQQQLQQQQKHSNYSFQQSQHLNALQSRFKNKYTDISVDKLLSKSSDIPSGLSRLPPRLSRQSYGSSSSSLNSSSSPPPSIQGSYGAEPRRNIRSIPKLSQSLPSRTSKTSQKLVLIPDHQRSPSPPTSSMHDTGNSAANAELQAQMMRSRAELMPKEKRAEEFSRMTAYFICEEFNLTEVAKFLRKKHEVKPRLYDEALYVPYALPLLPGSDGVRVKSNNTAKLLAKNKYMETMINKNEQKTHLYEYYSGVETPEDANNYSMDPEFENVDSNTPFEPSEPQYFAPPLETSRASGDNGSSSSKKNDTGSTSASVQDVSKHHAEMFVFEFGVIVFWNFSEIHEKNILADLAFSDEDLLINPIDEQDIETEEFHYEYDHQILRPRIYNDMITLRSADHLIKLTMSYAIAQSTKLELFETRIVKTLHVISKLPKKLALSGKIGIDHVKLVKKKGKLLKIRVDINLSSSILDTPEFFWSMEPALHPLYNGVREYLELDQRVQVLNDRLQVFLEFIEYVDEKNSSRITWMIIAIITLSLSVSLFELSLNFF